A single region of the Lacerta agilis isolate rLacAgi1 chromosome 9, rLacAgi1.pri, whole genome shotgun sequence genome encodes:
- the OTUD4 gene encoding OTU domain-containing protein 4 isoform X1, with the protein MEATAAAAAAEEKPGGEEQNPPGSGAEAPADSSMDACLRSQGLHRKRVAKDGSCLFRAVAEQVFHSQAQHLDIRMACIHFLRNNREHFEAFIEGPFEEYLKSLENPQEWVGQVEISALSLMYRKDFIIYQEPNSAPSRVTENGFPDKVLLCFTSGSHYDIVYPVEYTVNAALCQSILYEMLYEKVFGLDVSKILKELSPPEVTKDADGNSEASDSEDGDMESEMAATNNTNGLKPPEGKQQLHKRGRSNSLTLPRGVLRSLNPSVYQNIEYEAWQQSKRDQQKQDFSIAAGMQYSVGDKCKVRLDQSGRFYNAHIQEVQSPNGPVVVFVEELGAKHSVLLKNLKPIPQAAPLESWNTVPGKKIKKPISPHGQFSHFDGDFRGSKNPNKPMKNPSGLPPRLHGTKQHHMSCPGIYFQQTSPEHSTPGRNPSQALRRAGRERAEDLEYTNSRDCNYFGLSPEERREREAIEETHSLYEIQFWDEVAFPALSNPSVSQVATQTTDNTGWRKHRASNGGGGGRRRSSLKEEKGKSKNAEAKEEKESNPGQILIDQNFEPKISENHGEASRISPPSGHGDSQSPFLEQSFQEHIPGVTPPPPSLAFHEMHLPPPVPSVPAVVPAWPNEPTTYGPTGLPPQIPVSSVMPTPVTGLDPALSPVHVTSSPVTGIPVSLQTVNQPLMPVPQTMNLYQDPLYPGFPLNEKGERVGTPPYSLCSTGEDLPNDKNILRFFFNLGVKAYSCPMWAPHSYLYPLHQACLTACRMYPKVSLAVYSHNPWIQEVSLSQNGNEAARIDGHLPGQNEVGMNGQSPQTDTRPPSVPLFIPAAQVPESQGLVCVESENLGQGLPAEYEESFGGQSMFPQPQFGQNQFLGPVPVAPLYSQLWYGYPVQGYVDNSGVRQVVVPPVDKRADEGLAAVTGYAESFQKARSENSTQGLPLSAATAKSDCNVLNKTSTRVPREKQACPAAPSATQAEPLLQNPSTEMQDSRRQVVSTPKRELKNTAFSHKEKNDQASAGLEDCRVQRPREESSEDEHEVCDMLRSGRSKQFYNQTYGGGRRPRGEWGYPPGRGGYHYSRNEETWRGPHSRSRDDGFQYHRNYRGRPYRNDRRRANMGDCYRGQQLP; encoded by the exons TTTATAGAGGGACCATTTGAAGAATACCTGAAGAGTCTTGAAAATCCTCAG GAATGGGTTGGACAAGTGGAAATAAGTGCCCTTTCTCTTATGTACAG AAAAGACTTCATAATATATCAGGAACCAAATTCTGCTCCTTCACGTGTAACTGAAAATGGCTTTCCTGACAAG GTATTGCTGTGTTTCACCAGTGGAAGCCACTACGATATTGTCTATCCAGTAGAATACACGGTCAATGCTGCTCTTTGCCAGT CTATTCTGTATGAAATGCTGTATGAGAAGGTGTTTGGTCTCGATGTGAGTAAAATCTTAAAAGAACTCAGCCCTCCTGAAGTGACTAAGGATGCCGACGGAAACAGTGAAGCGTCTGATTCAGAGGATGGAGACATGGA AAGTGAAATGGCTGCAACAAATAATACCAATGGATTGAAGCCACCTGAAGGCAAACAG CAGCTTCACAAACGTGGAAGATCCAACTCCCTTACCTTACCTAGAGGAGTTCTTAGGTCACTGAATCCGTCAGTCTACCAAAATATTGAATATGAAGCCTGGCAGCAGTCAAAACGAG ATCAGCAAAAGCAAGATTTCTCTATTGCTGCTGGCATGCAGTATTCAGTTGGTGATAAATGCAAA GTACGTTTAGACCAAAGTGGAAGATTCTATAATGCTCACATCCAAGAAGTACAGTCTCCAAACgggccagttgttgtttttgtggaaGAGCTTGGTGCCAA GCATTCCGTACTCCTGAAGAACCTTAAGCCAATCCCACAAGCAGCTCCTCTGGAAAGCTGGAACACTGTGCCAGGGAAGAAGATAAAAAAGCCAATTTCACCACATGGACAGTTTAGTCATTTTG ATGGAGACTTCAGAGGGTCAAAGAATCCAAACAAGCCAATGAAAAACCCATCAGGGCTGCCTCCTCGACTGCATGGCACGAAGCAGCATCACATGTCCTGCCCTGGGATTTATTTCCAGCAAACTTCTCCTGAACACAGCACTCCAGGCAGAAATCCCTCGCAGGCATTAAG AAGGGCAGGTCGTGAGAGAGCAGAAGACTTGGAGTATACGAACAGCAGAGATTGTAACTACTTTGGCCTTTCTCCAGAGGAGCGCCGGGAGAGGGAGGCCATAGAGGAAACACATTCACTTTATGAAATTCAGTTCTGGGATGAAGTAGCCTTTCCTGCGCTTTCG AACCCATCAGTGTCTCAGGTAGCTACTCAAACTACTGATAACACTGGATGGAGAAAACACCGAGCATCtaatggtggaggaggaggaagaagaagaagtagtttgaAAGAAGAGAAGGGGAAAAGCAAAAATGCGGAAGCAAAAGAGGAAAAAG AATCTAACCCTGGGCAGATCCTCATAGATCAGAATTTTGAGCCAAAAATATCTGAG AACCATGGAGAAGCTTCACGAATATCGCCTCCCTCAGGTCATGGGGATTCACAATCCCCATTTTTGGAACAA AGCTTCCAGGAACACATACCaggcgtgactcctcctcctccatctttggCCTTTCACGAGATGCATTTGCCTCCTCCAGTGCCTTCTGTGCCAGCCGTTGTGCCAGCTTGGCCAAATGAGCCAACAACCTATGGACCAACAG GTCTTCCACCTCAAATACCTGTGTCCTCAGTGATGCCGACGCCGGTGACTGGGCTAGATCCCGCTCTGTCCCCAGTCCATGTGACCTCCAGTCCAGTTACTGGCATTCCAGTATCGCTCCAAACAGTGAACCAGCCTCTAATGCCTGTGCCTCAAACCATGAACCTTTACCAGGACCCACTTTACCCTGGATTCCCTCTAAACGAAAAGGGGGAGCGAGTCGGTACACCACCTTACTCCTTGTGCAGCACAGGGGAGGATCTTCCCAATG ATAAAAATATCCTCCGATTTTTCTTCAACCTTGGTGTAAAG GCGTACAGTTGCCCCATGTGGGCCCCTCACTCGTATCTGTACCCTCTTCATCAGGCTTGCCTAACAGCCTGCCGAATGTACCCGAAGGTGTCCCTGGCAGTGTATTCCCACAACCCTTGGATACAAGAGGTTTCTTTATCTCAGAATGGAAATGAAGCCGCCCGAATAGACGGACACTTGCCTGGACAGAATGAAGTTGGAATGAATGGCCAAAGTCCGCAGACTGACACCCGGCCTCCATCTGTGCCCCTCTTCATACCTGCTGCTCAAGTGCCTGAAAGCCAAGGACTTGTCTGTGTAGAGTCTGAGAATCTAGGGCAAGGCCTTCCTGCTGAATACGAGGAGTCCTTCGGGGGCCAAAGCATGTTCCCACAACCTCAGTTTGGGCAGAATCAATTTCTAGGACCTGTTCCTGTTGCACCACTGTACTCTCAACTTTGGTATGGGTATCCTGTTCAGGGCTATGTTGACAATTCTGGGGTGAGACAAGTGGTTGTGCCCCCTGTGGACAAGAGAGCTGATGAGGGCCTTGCTGCAGTGACGGGATATGCGGAGTCGTTTCAGAAGGCAAGGAGTGAAAACAGCACCCAAGGCTTACCTCTCTCTGCAGCCACTGCAAAGAGTGACTGTAACGTTCTAAATAAAACCTCAACCAGAGTGCCTAGGGAGAAGCAGGCTTGTCCTGCTGCACCATCTGCTACACAAGCAGAGCCTCTACTCCAAAACCCATCCACAGAGATGCAGGACAGCAGAAGACAAGTGGTGTCAACGCCAAAAAGAGaattgaaaaacactgcttttagCCATAAAGAGAAGAATGACCAAGCCAGTGCAGGCCTGGAGGATTGTCGGGTACAAAGGCCAAGGGAAGAGAGTTCTGAAGATGAGCATGAAGTGTGTGATATGCTGAGGAGTGGCCGGTCAAAACAGTTTTATAACCAAACTTATGGAGGTGGCAGAAGGCCTAGAGGTGAATGGGGCTACCCTCCTGGACGGGGAGGATACCATTACTCGAGAAATGAAGAAACCTGGAGGGGACCACACAGCAGAAGCAGAGATGATGGCTTTCAGTATCACCGCAATTATAGAGGAAGGCCATATCGGAATGACAGAAGAAGAGCAAACATGGGAGATTGTTATCGTGGGCAGCAGCTGCCTTAA